Proteins from a genomic interval of Musa acuminata AAA Group cultivar baxijiao chromosome BXJ1-9, Cavendish_Baxijiao_AAA, whole genome shotgun sequence:
- the LOC103999026 gene encoding uncharacterized protein LOC103999026 isoform X2, whose protein sequence is MPFQMKVRPIDSEGAIAFAPRSDPWKAAAKSRLKRLLERQFPSVLRPSLAEKLAGSGDWREKEREEDGGDVEPSSVCLDTMVLSFIENGNHEKPPRGRCNCFNASFDDSSDDGFDARDGDASGSSSPTGDAAESIEGLVPCASVAERNLLADASKILEKARNSKNKDVCRRMVVDGLRSLGYDAAICKSRWDKSPSFPAGEYEYIDVVVDGGDRLLVDVDFKSEFEVARPSKSYRAVLHHLPSVFVGRPERLQSIVALASEAGRQSLKKKGLHVPPWRQPEYTRAKWLSPYQRTTAMEAKEESASGGVKSGRGGGIIPCSISAVHFSGDFEESGVGKLGDDSPVATAVAKKKTEVAASPWRPSPARPTAAGVKAITGLALVL, encoded by the exons ATGCCGTTCCAGATGAAGGTTCGGCCGATCGATTCGGAAGGGGCGATCGCTTTCGCGCCGAGAAGCGACCCGTGGAAGGCCGCGGCCAAGTCGAGGCTGAAGCGGCTCCTCGAGCGGCAGTTTCCGAGCGTCCTGAGGCCCTCCCTGGCCGAGAAGCTCGCTGGCTCCGGAGACTGgagggagaaggagagggaggaggacggTGGCGACGTCGAGCCGAGCTCGGTGTGCTTGGATACGATGGTCCTCAGCTTCATTGAGAATGGTAACCACGAGAAGCCGCCGCGGGGCCGCTGTAACTGCTTCAACGCCAGCTTCGACGACAGCTCCGACGACGGCTTCGATGCCCGCGATGGCGATGCCTCGGGCTCCTCCTCTCCCACGGGAGACGCGGCCGAGTCAATCGAG GGTTTGGTACCCTGCGCGAGCGTAGCGGAGCGAAATCTCTTGGCGGATGCGTCAAAGATCCTCGAGAAGGCGAGGAACTCGAAGAACAAGGACGTTTGCCGAAGGATGGTGGTCGACGGGCTTCGATCCCTCGGCTACGATGCCGCAATTTGCAAGTCACGGTGGGATAAAAGTCCCTCCTTCCCGGCCG GGGAGTACGAGTACATCGACGTGGTCGTCGACGGCGGTGACCGCCTCCTGGTGGACGTGGACTTCAAATCGGAGTTCGAGGTGGCGCGGCCCAGCAAGTCGTACCGCGCGGTCCTCCATCACCTGCCGTCCGTGTTCGTCGGACGACCCGAGCGGCTCCAGTCGATCGTCGCCCTCGCGTCGGAAGCGGGGCGGCAGAGCCTGAAGAAGAAGGGCCTCCATGTTCCGCCGTGGAGGCAGCCCGAGTACACGAGGGCCAAGTGGCTTTCCCCCTACCAGCGGACGACCGCCATGGAAGCCAAGGAGGAGTCGGCGAGCGGAGGGGTGAAGAGCGGCCGCGGGGGCGGCATAATCCCCTGTTCGATCTCGGCCGTCCATTTTTCTGGCGACTTCGAGGAATCCGGCGTCGGAAAGTTGGGGGATGACAGCCCTGTTGCGACGGCAGTAGCAAAGAAGAAGACCGAGGTGGCAGCTTCGCCATGGCGGCCGTCGCCAGCGAGGCCGACGGCAGCAGGGGTTAAGGCCATTACCGGCCTTGCTCTGGTCCTCTAA
- the LOC103999026 gene encoding uncharacterized protein LOC103999026 isoform X1, translating into MPFQMKVRPIDSEGAIAFAPRSDPWKAAAKSRLKRLLERQFPSVLRPSLAEKLAGSGDWREKEREEDGGDVEPSSVCLDTMVLSFIENGNHEKPPRGRCNCFNASFDDSSDDGFDARDGDASGSSSPTGDAAESIEVVSCSKVSILGVSYSNSNASRQFEQGLVPCASVAERNLLADASKILEKARNSKNKDVCRRMVVDGLRSLGYDAAICKSRWDKSPSFPAGEYEYIDVVVDGGDRLLVDVDFKSEFEVARPSKSYRAVLHHLPSVFVGRPERLQSIVALASEAGRQSLKKKGLHVPPWRQPEYTRAKWLSPYQRTTAMEAKEESASGGVKSGRGGGIIPCSISAVHFSGDFEESGVGKLGDDSPVATAVAKKKTEVAASPWRPSPARPTAAGVKAITGLALVL; encoded by the exons ATGCCGTTCCAGATGAAGGTTCGGCCGATCGATTCGGAAGGGGCGATCGCTTTCGCGCCGAGAAGCGACCCGTGGAAGGCCGCGGCCAAGTCGAGGCTGAAGCGGCTCCTCGAGCGGCAGTTTCCGAGCGTCCTGAGGCCCTCCCTGGCCGAGAAGCTCGCTGGCTCCGGAGACTGgagggagaaggagagggaggaggacggTGGCGACGTCGAGCCGAGCTCGGTGTGCTTGGATACGATGGTCCTCAGCTTCATTGAGAATGGTAACCACGAGAAGCCGCCGCGGGGCCGCTGTAACTGCTTCAACGCCAGCTTCGACGACAGCTCCGACGACGGCTTCGATGCCCGCGATGGCGATGCCTCGGGCTCCTCCTCTCCCACGGGAGACGCGGCCGAGTCAATCGAGGTAGTTTCTTGCTCGAAAGTTTCGATTTTGGGAGTTTCCTACTCGAATTCAAACGCGTCTCGGCAATTTGAGCAGGGTTTGGTACCCTGCGCGAGCGTAGCGGAGCGAAATCTCTTGGCGGATGCGTCAAAGATCCTCGAGAAGGCGAGGAACTCGAAGAACAAGGACGTTTGCCGAAGGATGGTGGTCGACGGGCTTCGATCCCTCGGCTACGATGCCGCAATTTGCAAGTCACGGTGGGATAAAAGTCCCTCCTTCCCGGCCG GGGAGTACGAGTACATCGACGTGGTCGTCGACGGCGGTGACCGCCTCCTGGTGGACGTGGACTTCAAATCGGAGTTCGAGGTGGCGCGGCCCAGCAAGTCGTACCGCGCGGTCCTCCATCACCTGCCGTCCGTGTTCGTCGGACGACCCGAGCGGCTCCAGTCGATCGTCGCCCTCGCGTCGGAAGCGGGGCGGCAGAGCCTGAAGAAGAAGGGCCTCCATGTTCCGCCGTGGAGGCAGCCCGAGTACACGAGGGCCAAGTGGCTTTCCCCCTACCAGCGGACGACCGCCATGGAAGCCAAGGAGGAGTCGGCGAGCGGAGGGGTGAAGAGCGGCCGCGGGGGCGGCATAATCCCCTGTTCGATCTCGGCCGTCCATTTTTCTGGCGACTTCGAGGAATCCGGCGTCGGAAAGTTGGGGGATGACAGCCCTGTTGCGACGGCAGTAGCAAAGAAGAAGACCGAGGTGGCAGCTTCGCCATGGCGGCCGTCGCCAGCGAGGCCGACGGCAGCAGGGGTTAAGGCCATTACCGGCCTTGCTCTGGTCCTCTAA